Below is a window of Sebastes umbrosus isolate fSebUmb1 chromosome 13, fSebUmb1.pri, whole genome shotgun sequence DNA.
AACCGTGAGCCTAATTCACAGAGACAATCTTCTCATTTGAAACAAGAGCTTTGCTTTCACCCAAATGCTACTTATCATCAAAGACAATAATCCACCTGATCCCCATAGATTTCACATTCCTCAGAGTTAAACATCATGTGATAACAGTAGCCATCCTCCAGTATCCATCTAACGGGCCCATAAAGACAGACTGGAACAAAACTAGCATCCATGTTAACCTCTACGTTCCCAGTCTAGTAATCAACTCATCTCTATGCACCTAAAATCTGAGGTAATAACATTTTCAGAGCCCTAAGATTGTAAGAGTGACTGAAATGTGTGTAATttcctgatgctgctgctgctgtcgctGCTGTGATTAAAATTCCTGTGTAACCTAAAATCAGTTCTTTGTTCAAACTTATTGTTGTGAGGACATTCCTCTGGACTTTCAGCTGGTTCATAAATCACTAGCAAACTGTAACGACTGGAGGAGGAGTGtcaaagagagatggaggacaaaGAGAGATAGTGAGTATAGAGAGAGCTCTTAATAAAATCAATAAGCTtttagagaaagaaaaggactACTGCGCTTCACGTCAACAAGTAAACCACCGTCACCTCCTCATGAGGTCATCGAAAGGTAGAGAGATCGACAcaattttccatttcaaaattcCTTACTTTTCCAGACCCAAATTTTCAGACTACTCGGGTGTCAAAATATGGTATGAAAAATCAGACGTTGTGATAAATGTTAAACATCTTGCACCTGGCACAGAGCCGTTTTGCAGGTTGTGACGTACAGGTGAAGAGGCAGCTCTTCGTAGGAGTGTACGTTCatatcaagcccccaggaagagcaccgggctgtgaagcaaattttacatagagtccaaacggtggtactacaactactacaacattggacccaaaaatactttttccataCTTATAGAGACCTGGAAATGACTAAAATCCGATTCCATGCTTCTCCATACTGCGTAGAAACCCTGGAAAGAGTATTTCTAAGCCCAGCTTTAGGAGATGggcagtaaaacaaaataaatattgtcTTATGGTTTGTTTCATCGGTAGAATTTAGACTATTTAGTTCATTTCTATCTCTAAATAAATAACTTCCGCCTTGTCTCCTGCTTTTCAACAACAAATGTGCTGAGAGAGTGTGTACGGCGAACTGTGCACCCAGCAGAAATTGTGCCCTGTaaggcagacagacagtcaggatTCAAGCAAGCTGGGTAAAATGTCGAATCACTGCAGCCACTTGATAAAGACAAGAGGTGTCACGTCCAGCCGAGCCCTGCGCTGTGTCCCCCTGACGGAGGATGGACAGAATGTGGCAGCCTGGCAACTGTCTGCTAGCTATCCAGGAAAACAATAACACTTTTCTTCCCTCACAGCTGCCACAGCAACTGGTGAAATCATCCAGCTTCAAACGGACTCTGAATGCAGAGTTGggctacaaacacacatttaacagGAAGCATCTCTCAGTAATtgataataatcaaataaatataaacaataaaagtaaGAAAATAGAATATCTTACCCATCGTCCTCTCCATCAACAGTTTTGAGACCAGCTGATGCAGTTAAGGCACTGGCGACGGCGGCATTGCCCTCAGCTTCTTGACCCTGGCCAGTGCCGGATCCAAATCCAACATCCCCTCCAGACAGCTTGGGCAGCCCCAACAAAGCCGACTGGTGCTGGAGGAGCAGCCGCTGGGCGTCCTGCAGCTGAGTGGTGGTGAAGGTGGGCAGACTGGCGTAGAGGGCGCTGGCCTGGGCTGCGTGAGCCAGGGCCAGAGCGCTGCTGTGGTCCTGGGACAGCTGGCTCTGTGGAGCACCCTGTGGGTGCATCCTACCAGTATTCCCAGTGTTGTGGGCTTGAGGCTGGGCCTGGGGAACGCTTTGAGGGTTGGGAGGAGGCACGCTCGGTGCAGACACTTGACTCTGGTGGACTGTCGCGGGCAGCTGGGCGCCCAGGCCCTGGTTTTGGATTTGCGTTGGAAGGGACTGTGGCTTCTGCTGCTGGCAATCCAGATGGCCTGGGTGGCTCTGAGGCTGCTGGCCAAGACCTGGTGCTCCAACATGAGGGGGCATACTAGAGGTGGTGGCCTGAAGGTTGGAGGGCTGCTGGGGCTGTGTATGAAGGAGTGCCTGCGACTGCTGCGGGCCTCCCATCATCTGCATAGCTGATCCAGAGGGAGCTGATCCAGCTTGGGTGGACAGAGGTTGAGAAGCCTGGGGGATCCCTTGGTGTGGATGGGTGTACTCAGGTGGCCTCACCTGCACTGCGGCTGCTTGGGGGTTAGCAGGTTGTTGCTGTGGCATAGTGGCATAgcctacctgctgctgctgaacacCCACTAGGCCCTGTGTGGAGCCTGAGGATTGATTAGCAACTGCCTGGGCGTAAGTGAGCTGCTGATGGGGTAAAGCTGACGCAGGGAGACCACTGGCGGTCTGGTGGCCTGGCATGGAGGCAGGCTGATGAATGTTAGCGGGAGCCGAGGGGCCCACAGTAGTCTTCACATGTGAATGGGTAACATCCTGGGGGTGCATGTGAGATTGGGACATGCTTAAGCCACTGGGGAGGATTCCTTGAAAGCCCAGAGGAGGGGAGGCGTAATCCTGGGTATGCTGGGGCACCAGGGGTCCCCCAGCCTCTCCACTGCACACACTCTCAGTATAATGGCTCAATGTACTCATAGTGCTACTCACAGAACTACCACTTGTGCTTTCCCGCTCTGAGGGCCCAGCGAAGCTCTCAGAGACAAACTGACGCATGCTGAGAGACCCGGCGTCGGATGTCGAGGAGCTGGGAGCAGAGGCCGGCGTCTCCTTGTCATAGAATTCAGTGCATGTCCATCTGCCCTTCTTAAAGGGTTCAGAGCTAGAGTCCAACTTCACCACCCTGAAGCGAGAACTGGTGGTAGCTACAGCAGGGGCTGGAGCTGGGGTAGGAGCGGATTGTACGGGGGCTGTGGCCACAGCGGTGACAGGTGGCAGCACAGCAGATCCAACTCTTCCCTGGATCCCACCGGAGATCCCTCCAGAGGcactgacagcagcagtagtcgGAGCAGTCATGGAGTTGATGTTTTGGTGTTGCTGGATCATGCTGACATTAGCGGTGGTTATAAGGTTACCCCCGGCTGCAACAGCACCACCGCTCCCCCCACTGCTGCTCATCACATTGAGAGGAAAGCCACCACTGCTACTGCTAGCACTCATGCTGATCCCCCCTCTCGCAGGCACGTTGGCAGAGCTCAACATATTCACATTACTAACAGTGCTGGTCTGGGGATTAACTATGCTAACTGTAGTGCCCGTAGCAGCGCTGTGCATTCCAGGGACAGATCCCGGGGCCGCAACCCCCACGGGCGGAGGGGCAGCCTGGGAAACATTCTCTTGAGGGACCGCCACGTTAGAAGGCATTTTCTGGGTGACACAAGGTAAAGCTCCAGAGTTGAGGACAGGTGGGGTGCTCCCAGGCCCAGAGGACAGCGGGTAGGCATGGTTagggtgatggtgaaggtgcaCAGTCCCATTCACCATGCCACCACCGGGCTGGTTCAGGGCATGGGGGTGCGAAGGCTGGTTGGGGGAGGCAGCTCCAGGGGTCTCCGCCTCGTGGAAGTTATTCAACGTCTCCTCCGAagagctcctctctgctcccacGATGTCGTTGGCTCGGGACAGGGACACATCCAGGATTTCAGAAGAAGACAGATCCTCAGTGTGGGACTCGTCCAGGTCATCATagctctctgtgtcctctgcaaTACTGTTGTTGGTGCTCACAGATATCTGCGCTGGGGTCACACTTGTGATCTGGAAGCCACTCTTCTTCTTTATCTGAGCTCCAGTTGACTGTGTGGGCTGCAGATTCAGGCTTTGGGGTGGTGGGATGTGATGGGGACCTGGGGAGGATGAACCAGCAGGAGGTTGGCACTGGATCAACAGGGAGGGTTGGTAATCATCAGCAGGGACGTGGCTGTTATTGACCACCGGTGTTGACACCGTGGAGCCACTGGTGTTGTTGCTGCTACCCCTCCTGTGGAAGACAACCGGGTGCGCCATCTTCCTAACACTGCTGCCAGAGTCTCCTGCGGGGTCCTGATGATGCATTTCGGGAGGATCCGGGGGGTAGTTGGTCTCTGACAGTACGCAATACGGTTGCAGTTCGTTAACGGCGCCGTTTTGACTCAACTACgatcaacaaaaaaatcaaaatattcAGGCAAAAGTTGTTGCCAATATTTACACAAGCATCCTCACACACACGATTCTCCGGGTGTCAGACAGTAGCCGTTAGCGAGGCAACAGAAGCTAGTAACCGTTGGTTGAGTAGCTTAGCAACAGAAGCTAGTAACCGTTGGTTGAGTAGCTTAGCAACAGCTGATAGCTGCTAATTCACCGGCTAACTACCAGTTGGTGTCTTTAATTAAGCACAAGCTaacattttgtatgtttttctaAATGATAAACGCACTAAATAGCAGAATAGCTGCTAAGTAAGTTAGCTTTAGATGCTGCTAAGTAAGTTAGCTGTAGATGCTAGCCTGACAGGAGGAGTAACgtcagttagctagctagctagctgccaGTCTCCATCACCGGCTAGCTTATAACAGACGAGACGTTTTTAACGGCTGAATTTCGTCAGTtagaaatttaaatttaaaacgaGCAACCTTCCATCCGGTGCACAGCGATGTAAAACACCCTTATAAGGAGTTGAATAAAAGGTTTAATCCATCCCACTCGGATGCCTCGTTGGTGCTGTTGGGTTTTGCTGTATCACTGGTGGTTCATCCCCAGCGGTAGTTCAGTATGTAGCCTCCTgcatcgctgctgctgctgctgctgtgtggcgctctctgtgtgtgtgtgtagctgtgtgaCGGTTACTGAGA
It encodes the following:
- the LOC119499997 gene encoding TSC22 domain family protein 1-like isoform X1, producing MHHQDPAGDSGSSVRKMAHPVVFHRRGSSNNTSGSTVSTPVVNNSHVPADDYQPSLLIQCQPPAGSSSPGPHHIPPPQSLNLQPTQSTGAQIKKKSGFQITSVTPAQISVSTNNSIAEDTESYDDLDESHTEDLSSSEILDVSLSRANDIVGAERSSSEETLNNFHEAETPGAASPNQPSHPHALNQPGGGMVNGTVHLHHHPNHAYPLSSGPGSTPPVLNSGALPCVTQKMPSNVAVPQENVSQAAPPPVGVAAPGSVPGMHSAATGTTVSIVNPQTSTVSNVNMLSSANVPARGGISMSASSSSGGFPLNVMSSSGGSGGAVAAGGNLITTANVSMIQQHQNINSMTAPTTAAVSASGGISGGIQGRVGSAVLPPVTAVATAPVQSAPTPAPAPAVATTSSRFRVVKLDSSSEPFKKGRWTCTEFYDKETPASAPSSSTSDAGSLSMRQFVSESFAGPSERESTSGSSVSSTMSTLSHYTESVCSGEAGGPLVPQHTQDYASPPLGFQGILPSGLSMSQSHMHPQDVTHSHVKTTVGPSAPANIHQPASMPGHQTASGLPASALPHQQLTYAQAVANQSSGSTQGLVGVQQQQVGYATMPQQQPANPQAAAVQVRPPEYTHPHQGIPQASQPLSTQAGSAPSGSAMQMMGGPQQSQALLHTQPQQPSNLQATTSSMPPHVGAPGLGQQPQSHPGHLDCQQQKPQSLPTQIQNQGLGAQLPATVHQSQVSAPSVPPPNPQSVPQAQPQAHNTGNTGRMHPQGAPQSQLSQDHSSALALAHAAQASALYASLPTFTTTQLQDAQRLLLQHQSALLGLPKLSGGDVGFGSGTGQGQEAEGNAAVASALTASAGLKTVDGEDDGVSMSLRDSTNGEAVDLGHSSSCVSGCLPLPPSLPLPLPQCVEYRASTKDLLLSAQMLQQHLSLLRTEAKMATHHSSLASLTDSLSSSLSFSIVRV
- the LOC119499997 gene encoding TSC22 domain family protein 1-like isoform X2; the protein is MHHQDPAGDSGSSVRKMAHPVVFHRRGSSNNTSGSTVSTPVVNNSHVPADDYQPSLLIQCQPPAGSSSPGPHHIPPPQSLNLQPTQSTGAQIKKKSGFQITSVTPAQISVSTNNSIAEDTESYDDLDESHTEDLSSSEILDVSLSRANDIVGAERSSSEETLNNFHEAETPGAASPNQPSHPHALNQPGGGMVNGTVHLHHHPNHAYPLSSGPGSTPPVLNSGALPCVTQKMPSNVAVPQENVSQAAPPPVGVAAPGSVPGMHSAATGTTVSIVNPQTSTVSNVNMLSSANVPARGGISMSASSSSGGFPLNVMSSSGGSGGAVAAGGNLITTANVSMIQQHQNINSMTAPTTAAVSASGGISGGIQGRVGSAVLPPVTAVATAPVQSAPTPAPAPAVATTSSRFRVVKLDSSSEPFKKGRWTCTEFYDKETPASAPSSSTSDAGSLSMRQFVSESFAGPSERESTSGSSVSSTMSTLSHYTESVCSGEAGGPLVPQHTQDYASPPLGFQGILPSGLSMSQSHMHPQDVTHSHVKTTVGPSAPANIHQPASMPGHQTASGLPASALPHQQLTYAQAVANQSSGSTQGLVGVQQQQVGYATMPQQQPANPQAAAVQVRPPEYTHPHQGIPQASQPLSTQAGSAPSGSAMQMMGGPQQSQALLHTQPQQPSNLQATTSSMPPHVGAPGLGQQPQSHPGHLDCQQQKPQSLPTQIQNQGLGAQLPATVHQSQVSAPSVPPPNPQSVPQAQPQAHNTGNTGRMHPQGAPQSQLSQDHSSALALAHAAQASALYASLPTFTTTQLQDAQRLLLQHQSALLGLPKLSGGDVGFGSGTGQGQEAEGNAAVASALTASAGLKTVDGEDDG